In Thiomonas arsenitoxydans, the genomic stretch CTGTCGCATTCCACAGGGGCGCTCGTCACGCTGACCCTCATCGGGCTGGTCACCCTGGTGCTTGCTTCCCTGGTGATGTTGACGCAAACCAGCGTCAAGGTCTCTCTTGCCTGGTCAACCACTGCACAGATGGGATTCATGCTGCTCGAATGCGGCCTCGGGCTGTATAGCCTCGCCATGCTGCATCTCGTTGCACACTCGCTTTATAAAGCCCATGCTTTTCTGGCATCGGGCAGTGCAGTCGATGCCTTTCGGGCGCCCGCCCTGCAAGCGTCCCCCAAAGGCTTTGATCTTGTGCGGCTGATTGCCGCCTTCGCGCTTGGCGTGACCGCGTCACTCGGTATCGGCTCGCTATTGGGGGTCTATTGGCACGGGCAGGACACCTTGCTTGTTGTGGGCGTCATTCTGGCGGTGTCCATGAGTCAACTCGTGTTGCAGGCAGCCACGGCGCTGGGGCTGGTGCCTGCCTTGGTCATGGCGGGGGGGATGAGCGCGCTTCTATGCACGACCTACTTTGTGTTGCACGCATTGTTCGATCGCTTGCTGCTGAACAGTGTTTTGCCGGTGTCGGGGCTTGCTCACACGGCTTACAGCGTGCTCGTGCCCGTCGTGAGCGTGACGTTCGTCGCGCTGTTGATGATGCAGCAATTCCTGCAGGCGAGTGCTTCTCCGGCGCGTTTCAGGCTGTACGTGCAGCTCTACAACGGGCTGTATGTCGATGTCTATGTCACCCGTCTGCTGCAAAAGTTGTGGCCTGTTCCCCAAACCAATGACATTCAACTTCAAGGAGCTTGAGATGAACCTCGCCGACATGCCCACGCTGATGGAGCCAACCTTGTCGATTGATCCTCAGATCGACGCCGCCTGCGGCCGAATCGCGCCGCTCTGGCCGCTGAAGAATTTTGTGGCCGTCAATCCATTTTTTGGGCTGCGTGATCACGACTTTCAGAGCGCCTCTGATCTACTGGCTCGTGTCATGGGCACGAGCCTCTACATGCCGCGCACCTATTTCCAGGAGCAGGTGGCTCAAGGCCGGATCGGCAGCAAGGACATTCGCCAAGCGATCAGACTCTGCGGCAGCACGCTCAGCCTGGAGGACGTGCAGGAAGCGCTGGCCACAGACCGCCCTCAGCCCCGCATGGGCATGGCGACCGTGAGTGATCTGCTCGACAAAGTCGAGGGAGGTCTGTGGACGCGATTTGTCGTTGAACGCATCAGCATGCACTGCGCCGCGTACTTCGACATCGGCCAGGCCGTCATTCCCATGCCCTATCGTGACCAATCGTTGTTTGCCGCCTGGCGGGAGACCGCCACCATTGACCAGAGCCCGGCGTTGATGGGGTTGCGTGGCCTGCGCGCTGCCATCGCCGAGGTTCCGCATGCCCCACGGGATGCGATTGCATGGGCCGTCGAGAAGCTCGACATTCCTGCAGAGGCCACCGAGCGCTATCTTCACGCCGCTTTGCTGAGCGTGGGGGGATGGGCCGCCTGGACGCGATACCTGAAGTGGCAAGCGGAACTCTCAGGCCAGTCCGATGCTTCGATCGTCGATCTTCTGGCGATTCGTCTGGTCTGGGATGTCTTGCTGTTTCAGGAGAAGGGCAGTGCTGCACTTCAGGCCCGCTGGCGGGAGATGCTCGCAGCCAGCATGCGTGCGCCATCGGCCAAACGCCGTGCGGCTGCGGAGGTCGACAGAATCTTGCTCAGTGCCATGGAAATCGGGTTTCAGAACTCGGTGCTCGCAGCGCTGAAAGAAGCGCAGCGTCCGCAGCCGCTGCCGACGCGCCCCGCTGTGCAGGCTGCCTTTTGTATTGATGTCCGCTCAGAGATATTCCGCCGCTCGCTGGAAATCGTGGCGCCCTCGATACAGACCATCGGCTTTGCCGGGTTCTTCGGAATTTTCATTGAGGTCGTTCCGCTGGGCGCCGATTGCGGGCACTCTCATGTGCCGATTCTGTTCACCCCCAGCTATTGTTTGCAGGAGCAGGGTGGAGACGAAACGGATCAACTGCGTCAGCAGCGCCGAGCTCGGTTGAAATGGGCGAAGGTGTGGAAGGGTTTCAAATTTTCGGCGTCCTCCTGTTTTTCTTTTGTGGAGTCTGCCGGGCTGACCTACGCGCCCAAACTTCTGTCGGACAGCATGGGCTGGTCTCGACCCGTTCCTGACCCTAAAACGCAGGGCATCGGCCGGAAAAGGGTGCTGGCTCTTTCGCCGAGTTTGTTGCCCAAGACAAGTGATGCGTGCTGCTCGCATCACGGCGCAACAGGAATTCCGCAGGACCAACGGGTTGAGAACGCGGAAAGAATCTTGCGCGCCATGGGCCTGACCGGGCCATTTGCGCGCCTTGTCTTGCTCGTTGGGCATGGCAGCAGTTCTGTGAACAATCCGCATGCCACGAGTCTGGACTGCGGCGCGTGTGCCGGACAAACAGGCGAGGCGAGTGCGAAAGTGGTTGCGGCGTTATTCAACGACAAGCAGGTTCGGGTGGAACTGGCACGCCGTGGCATTCTCATTCCAGAAGACACCTGGTTCCTGGCGGCCTTGCATGACACGACGACCGACATCGTGCAGGTGTTCGATGCGCATGCCGTACCGCATGACCTGGCGCCTGATCTCGCCAACCTTGAACGCGCACTCGAACAGGCTGGCGACTTGACCCGCATGCAGCGTGCTTCGTCGATGGGCATCGATGCCATGACAGATCGCGATGTCGCCCAGCATGTGCAGGCGCGCAGCCGGGATTGGTCGCAAGTGCGCCCTGAATGGGCGCTGGCCAATAACGCCGCCTTCATTGCCGCCCCCAGGTTCCGTACACGTGGCGCCGACCTTGGCGGGCGCGCCTTCTTGCATGACTATGTTTGGAAAAACGATGCCGACTTCAAGGTGCTCGAGCTCATCATGACCGCCCCGATGGTCGTCGCCAACTGGATCAACATGCAGTATTACGGCTCGGTTGTCGACAATTCACGCTTCGGAAGCGGCAACAAGGTGCTTCACAACGTGGTGGGTGGCGCCATCGGCGTTCTGGAAGGCAATGGAGGTGATCTGCGGGTGGGCCTGCCCCTGCAGTCTTTACATGACGGTAGCCGTTGGATGCATGAGCCTTTGCGGCTCAGTGTCTATCTGGAGGCGCCAGCTGAAGCGATCGACAACATCATTGCTCGCCATGAAATGATCCGCCAATTGGTGGACAACAAATGGCTTCACATTTTTCGCATTGACGAGAGCGCAGAGGTGATCCGGCGTTTGGTAACGGAGGACGGATGCTGCTGGCAACCAGTCAGCCTTGAAAGCGAAAAAGCGATGATGGCACAGAGTTCATTCCAGACGGCACTACGCCCCTGAGTGCGCCCGACATCACACTGTGTTCACGAGACACGCAGGAGAACCCAATGCCCACAAGAATTCTGCTCGTCCGTCATGGCGAGACCGGTCTGACGCTGGAAGACCGCTTTGCCGGATCGAACGATATATCGTTGTCGAACGAGGGCCGAGAGCAGGCTGCGAGCCTGGGAATCAGGTTGTCCAGCGTGTCCATCGCTGCGGTCTATGCCAGCCCGATGGCGCGAACCCTGGAAACCGCCCGGATCATCGCAGGCCCGCACAATCTGCCCGTGCAAGTCGTTGATGCGCTGCGCGAGATCGACTACGGCAACTGGGAAGGCCTGACCCGGGACGAAGTCACCTGCCGATTTCCGCAGGCCTACAGCCTGTGGGAGGAAGACCCGCTACTGGTGGCG encodes the following:
- a CDS encoding YbcC family protein, giving the protein MNLADMPTLMEPTLSIDPQIDAACGRIAPLWPLKNFVAVNPFFGLRDHDFQSASDLLARVMGTSLYMPRTYFQEQVAQGRIGSKDIRQAIRLCGSTLSLEDVQEALATDRPQPRMGMATVSDLLDKVEGGLWTRFVVERISMHCAAYFDIGQAVIPMPYRDQSLFAAWRETATIDQSPALMGLRGLRAAIAEVPHAPRDAIAWAVEKLDIPAEATERYLHAALLSVGGWAAWTRYLKWQAELSGQSDASIVDLLAIRLVWDVLLFQEKGSAALQARWREMLAASMRAPSAKRRAAAEVDRILLSAMEIGFQNSVLAALKEAQRPQPLPTRPAVQAAFCIDVRSEIFRRSLEIVAPSIQTIGFAGFFGIFIEVVPLGADCGHSHVPILFTPSYCLQEQGGDETDQLRQQRRARLKWAKVWKGFKFSASSCFSFVESAGLTYAPKLLSDSMGWSRPVPDPKTQGIGRKRVLALSPSLLPKTSDACCSHHGATGIPQDQRVENAERILRAMGLTGPFARLVLLVGHGSSSVNNPHATSLDCGACAGQTGEASAKVVAALFNDKQVRVELARRGILIPEDTWFLAALHDTTTDIVQVFDAHAVPHDLAPDLANLERALEQAGDLTRMQRASSMGIDAMTDRDVAQHVQARSRDWSQVRPEWALANNAAFIAAPRFRTRGADLGGRAFLHDYVWKNDADFKVLELIMTAPMVVANWINMQYYGSVVDNSRFGSGNKVLHNVVGGAIGVLEGNGGDLRVGLPLQSLHDGSRWMHEPLRLSVYLEAPAEAIDNIIARHEMIRQLVDNKWLHIFRIDESAEVIRRLVTEDGCCWQPVSLESEKAMMAQSSFQTALRP
- a CDS encoding histidine phosphatase family protein, which gives rise to MPTRILLVRHGETGLTLEDRFAGSNDISLSNEGREQAASLGIRLSSVSIAAVYASPMARTLETARIIAGPHNLPVQVVDALREIDYGNWEGLTRDEVTCRFPQAYSLWEEDPLLVAPEGGESGLSVIHRALPIMREIIERHRHQTVLVVSHKGTNRLLVSSLLGLDARGYRERLDQSPAALTILDFMNEVRPRLKLFNDVSHYQSYPEREIAERTSKWWRPTVEG